A window from Theobroma cacao cultivar B97-61/B2 chromosome 3, Criollo_cocoa_genome_V2, whole genome shotgun sequence encodes these proteins:
- the LOC18604112 gene encoding uncharacterized protein LOC18604112, producing MAMEDNKANKKRAREESEGNQLEANSVSNLKLPRVDSADTGFDSHESTIVEPDLDDGNVQSPEVKRIQEDLLNLLDDSDPVIGPDPAIQGLESVIKSFEEEILVPTQAPAPAMTSDSGEFRPVLGFLLEASDDELGLPPSFSSVEEELNLGTVALEESVGSGAVGIGEMMGYEFPIPSFEPYEFGIGGDSDTNNNNYSNSSDFVALGSLFEPATDISELTWRPESLSAL from the coding sequence ATGGCAATGGAGGATAACAAAGCCAACAAGAAGAGAGCCCGGGAAGAGTCTGAGGGTAATCAGTTGGAGGCTAACTCCGTCTCCAATTTAAAACTCCCTCGAGTCGACTCGGCCGACACGGGCTTCGACTCGCACGAGTCTACTATCGTGGAACCCGACCTGGATGACGGGAATGTTCAGTCGCCGGAGGTAAAGCGTATCCAGGAGGATTTGTTGAACCTCCTCGACGATTCCGACCCGGTCATTGGACCAGACCCAGCGATTCAGGGACTGGAATCGGTCATCAAAAGCTTCGAAGAAGAAATCTTAGTTCCGACTCAGGCACCGGCACCGGCAATGACGTCGGATTCCGGTGAGTTTCGACCGGTGCTTGGGTTTCTTTTAGAGGCTTCGGATGATGAACTGGGTTTGCCGCCGAGTTTTTCGTCTGTTGAGGAGGAGCTGAATTTAGGCACCGTTGCTTTGGAGGAAAGTGTAGGGTCAGGAGCCGTCGGAATTGGGGAGATGATGGGGTACGAGTTTCCGATTCCGAGTTTCGAACCTTACGAGTTCGGAATCGGCGGCGACTCCGATACGAACAACAATAATTATAGTAACAGCAGTGATTTTGTAGCGTTAGGCAGTTTGTTTGAACCGGCAACGGATATTTCGGAGCTGACATGGCGTCCTGAATCGCTTTCCGCAttgtaa